From Anaerolineae bacterium, one genomic window encodes:
- the rsmD gene encoding 16S rRNA (guanine(966)-N(2))-methyltransferase RsmD, with protein sequence MRVIAGSAKGRKLESVPGTSTRPITDRVKEALFNILGASIEGARFLDLFAGTGAVGIEALSRGAARAVFCERDRLALRTIGHNLQATGLADRARVVAGDAFRFLRNPGDERFDFVYIAPPQYKGIWIRALQAVDEGDVLAPGGIAIVQIHPKERQDVPLRRLRLFDERRYGSTLLLFYRLAEGKANQMEAAPAAEGQAG encoded by the coding sequence ATGCGGGTGATTGCCGGCAGTGCCAAGGGCCGTAAGCTGGAATCGGTTCCCGGCACGTCCACCCGGCCCATCACCGACCGGGTCAAGGAGGCGCTGTTCAACATCCTGGGAGCCTCCATCGAAGGGGCGCGCTTCCTCGATCTGTTCGCCGGCACGGGCGCCGTCGGCATCGAGGCTTTGAGCCGCGGCGCGGCGCGCGCTGTGTTCTGCGAACGCGATCGGCTGGCCCTGCGCACCATCGGCCATAACCTGCAGGCCACTGGCTTGGCCGACCGGGCGCGAGTGGTGGCCGGCGATGCCTTCCGCTTCCTCAGGAACCCGGGCGATGAGCGCTTCGACTTCGTGTATATTGCCCCGCCGCAGTATAAGGGCATCTGGATCCGTGCCCTGCAGGCGGTGGACGAAGGGGATGTGCTGGCCCCCGGCGGCATTGCCATCGTCCAGATCCACCCCAAGGAGCGCCAGGACGTGCCCCTGCGCCGGCTCCGCCTGTTCGACGAACGGCGCTACGGCAGTACGCTTCTGCTGTTCTATCGTCTGGCAGAGGGGAAAGCCAATCAGATGGAGGCGGCGCCGGCCGCCGAGGGCCAGGCCGGCTGA
- the maf gene encoding septum formation protein Maf, with the protein MTKRRWILASASPRRRELLSLFGRPFEVLPADIDETNHGDAPAEEFVQALSRAKARAAAQKAASGLVIACDTIVVLDGHILGKPGSPAEAREMLRALRGRPHQVMTAVTVLDAAGGQELTACDVTEVWMRPYSDAEMEEYVAGGDPMDKAGAYAIQHAGFRPVEAVRGCYASVMGLPLCLLYRLLRQAGEEAAPPAEACQRHTGWQCKVYRDILGE; encoded by the coding sequence ATGACGAAACGACGATGGATTCTGGCTTCGGCATCTCCACGCCGGCGCGAACTGCTTTCCCTGTTCGGCCGGCCGTTCGAGGTACTGCCGGCGGATATTGACGAGACCAATCACGGAGATGCGCCGGCGGAGGAGTTTGTGCAGGCGCTCAGCCGGGCCAAGGCGCGCGCCGCGGCGCAAAAAGCGGCCAGCGGCCTGGTCATCGCCTGCGATACTATTGTGGTGCTGGACGGACACATCCTGGGAAAACCGGGATCGCCGGCCGAGGCGCGGGAGATGCTTCGCGCTCTGCGCGGCCGACCCCATCAGGTCATGACCGCGGTGACGGTGCTGGACGCCGCCGGCGGCCAGGAGCTTACTGCCTGTGATGTTACCGAGGTGTGGATGCGTCCCTACTCCGATGCGGAAATGGAGGAATATGTGGCCGGCGGGGACCCCATGGACAAGGCCGGCGCCTACGCCATCCAGCACGCCGGCTTTCGGCCGGTGGAAGCGGTGCGGGGCTGTTATGCCAGCGTGATGGGACTGCCGTTGTGCCTTTTATACCGCCTGCTCCGTCAGGCCGGCGAGGAGGCCGCTCCGCCGGCGGAGGCCTGTCAGCGGCACACCGGCTGGCAGTGCAAGGTGTATCGGGATATCCTGGGCGAGTAG
- a CDS encoding sodium-translocating pyrophosphatase, with protein MYELHLTTLEFAGVWSVIGVAILSLLYALWLRNDVLSNDKGTEAMQKVWLAIKEGAEAYLGRQLRTILPFIGVLVFVLFASVWIAQPTPEAREMFGDKAHLYIAIGRAAAFILGATFSLLVGQLGMRMAIEGNIRVAAASMRDFGDALRIAYRSGTITGMLTDGLGLLGGTTIFIIFGKAAPDALLGFGFGGTLLALFMRVGGGIYTKAADVGADLVGKVEQGLEEDDPRNPASIADQVGDNVGDCAGMAADIFESYEVTIVSALILGLALMRITGDVHWIIFPLMVRAIGVISSMIGTFSVPVWERTVAKGDAWHSMEIAYEVSSVITIVSSSLLSWFYMHDLRPAIMVSAGVIFNVIVNRLTAMFTAKESSAVQEIAKSTRFGPATTILTGLAVGYESSVWAILAIAAAILVSVITYQSLGVQYVLYGVSLIGIGWLTHAGNLVSMDSFGPISDNANGIGEMAKMDEKARRIMTDLDAVGNTTKAITKGVAIGSAVIAAVSLFGSFFTDIKLVDPTFGDVINIASPIVFIGLLIGGAVPVLFGSLLVKAVARAAGGMVAEVRRQFRIPGVLEGKVKADYARTVEISTRAAQRELIPVGILVVLIPIVVGFLLKAEALGSFLVGVILSGQLLAVFMANAGGAWDNAKKLIEDGLYGGKGSEAHKASVVGDTVGDPLKDTSGPALNPLIKVINLVSLIIAPIVVRYKTTPPLMWVIMIILLAVIAWAISMSKRPADYGADEALEGEPLASKAGASK; from the coding sequence ATGTATGAACTACATCTGACCACCTTGGAATTCGCAGGCGTCTGGAGCGTCATTGGCGTTGCCATCCTATCCCTGCTGTACGCGCTCTGGCTGCGCAATGACGTCCTGTCCAACGACAAGGGCACAGAGGCCATGCAGAAGGTCTGGCTCGCCATCAAGGAGGGGGCGGAGGCGTATCTGGGCCGGCAGTTGCGCACCATTCTCCCCTTCATCGGCGTGCTGGTCTTCGTCCTCTTCGCCAGCGTCTGGATCGCCCAGCCGACGCCCGAAGCCAGGGAGATGTTCGGCGACAAAGCCCATCTCTACATCGCCATCGGGCGTGCGGCGGCCTTCATTCTGGGCGCCACCTTCTCCCTGCTGGTAGGCCAGTTGGGCATGCGCATGGCCATCGAGGGGAATATCCGCGTGGCCGCGGCTTCCATGCGGGATTTTGGTGATGCTCTGCGCATTGCCTACCGCTCGGGCACCATCACAGGCATGCTGACCGACGGCCTGGGCCTGCTGGGTGGCACCACCATCTTCATCATCTTTGGCAAGGCGGCGCCAGACGCCCTGCTGGGCTTCGGCTTTGGCGGCACCCTCCTGGCTCTGTTCATGCGCGTGGGCGGCGGCATCTATACCAAAGCCGCGGATGTGGGTGCTGACCTGGTGGGCAAAGTCGAACAGGGTCTGGAAGAGGATGACCCCCGCAACCCGGCCTCCATCGCAGACCAGGTGGGGGACAACGTGGGGGACTGCGCCGGCATGGCCGCCGACATCTTCGAGTCCTACGAGGTGACCATCGTCTCGGCCCTGATCCTGGGTCTGGCGCTGATGCGCATCACCGGCGATGTGCACTGGATCATCTTCCCGCTGATGGTGCGCGCCATCGGCGTCATCAGCTCCATGATCGGTACCTTCTCCGTCCCCGTTTGGGAGCGCACGGTGGCCAAGGGCGACGCATGGCACAGCATGGAGATCGCCTACGAGGTCTCCTCGGTCATCACCATCGTCAGTTCTTCCCTGCTCTCCTGGTTCTACATGCATGACCTGCGGCCGGCCATCATGGTCTCCGCCGGCGTCATCTTCAACGTCATCGTCAACCGCCTGACGGCCATGTTCACCGCCAAGGAGTCGTCGGCGGTGCAGGAGATCGCCAAGAGCACCCGCTTTGGCCCCGCTACGACCATTCTCACCGGTCTGGCGGTGGGCTATGAGTCCAGCGTCTGGGCGATCCTGGCCATCGCCGCTGCCATCCTGGTCTCGGTCATCACCTACCAGTCCCTGGGCGTGCAGTACGTGCTGTACGGCGTGTCCCTCATCGGCATCGGCTGGCTGACCCACGCCGGCAACCTGGTCTCCATGGACTCCTTCGGCCCCATCTCCGATAATGCCAACGGCATTGGCGAAATGGCCAAGATGGACGAGAAGGCTCGCCGCATCATGACCGATCTGGATGCCGTCGGCAACACCACCAAGGCCATCACCAAGGGCGTGGCCATCGGCTCGGCCGTCATCGCCGCGGTCTCGCTGTTCGGCTCCTTCTTCACCGACATCAAGCTGGTGGACCCCACCTTCGGCGATGTCATCAACATTGCCAGCCCGATCGTGTTCATTGGCTTGCTCATCGGTGGTGCGGTGCCGGTGCTGTTCGGCAGTCTGCTGGTGAAGGCGGTGGCGCGCGCCGCCGGCGGCATGGTGGCGGAAGTGCGCCGGCAGTTCCGCATCCCCGGCGTGCTGGAAGGCAAGGTCAAGGCGGACTATGCCCGCACAGTGGAAATCTCCACCCGCGCTGCCCAGCGTGAGCTGATCCCGGTCGGCATCCTGGTGGTGCTCATCCCCATTGTGGTGGGCTTCCTGCTGAAGGCCGAGGCCTTAGGGAGCTTCCTGGTGGGCGTCATCCTCTCCGGCCAGCTCCTGGCGGTCTTCATGGCGAACGCCGGCGGTGCCTGGGACAACGCCAAGAAGCTCATCGAGGACGGCCTCTACGGCGGCAAAGGCTCCGAGGCGCATAAGGCCAGCGTGGTGGGCGACACGGTGGGTGACCCGTTGAAGGACACCTCCGGTCCGGCCCTCAACCCGCTCATCAAGGTCATCAACCTGGTCAGCCTCATCATCGCGCCCATCGTGGTGCGCTACAAGACCACACCGCCGCTGATGTGGGTCATCATGATCATCCTGCTGGCCGTCATCGCCTGGGCCATCTCCATGAGCAAGCGGCCGGCGGACTACGGTGCCGACGAGGCGCTGGAAGGCGAGCCGCTGGCCTCCAAGGCCGGCGCCAGCAAGTAA
- a CDS encoding 6-phosphofructokinase: protein MAGNLLVAQSGGPTAVINASLAGVVQTAIESGRFDRVLGALDGTLGILRETLVDLTQEEPAVWKLVLQTPGAALGTSRLKLTDAHYDRILAVLKAHDVHYLCLIGGNDSMDSAYKLSRLAEHSGYELLVVGVPKTVDNDLAYTDHCPGYGSAARFVAVTVRDTCIDSWSGKLSTPVKIVEIMGRHAGWLTASAALARESTPDGAPHLIYVPERPVTLEQFLEDVETVYRQYGYAVVALSEGVRNPQGELLGTAVEAVDAFGHRQLGGVSAILAEKVSERLRLKARFEKPDTMQRSSSALVSHVDREEAFRVGQEAVRAVLQDISGKMVTLEREEGPAYHCRTGLADLDKVAGVERLLPDAYLNANDHDVTPAFLDYVRPLIGDPFPPVGFLRRYPVPAGLPPWAEA, encoded by the coding sequence ATGGCGGGTAATCTGCTGGTAGCACAGTCAGGAGGCCCCACAGCGGTCATCAACGCCAGCCTGGCCGGCGTCGTGCAGACTGCCATCGAGTCCGGGCGCTTTGACCGCGTCCTCGGCGCGCTCGATGGGACGCTGGGCATCCTGCGCGAGACCTTGGTGGACCTGACTCAGGAGGAGCCGGCCGTCTGGAAGCTGGTACTGCAAACGCCGGGCGCGGCACTGGGCACCAGCCGGCTGAAGCTCACCGATGCCCATTACGACCGCATCCTGGCCGTGCTCAAAGCCCACGACGTGCATTACCTCTGCCTCATCGGTGGCAACGATTCCATGGACTCCGCGTACAAGCTGTCGCGATTGGCGGAACATAGCGGCTATGAACTGCTGGTGGTGGGCGTGCCGAAGACCGTGGACAATGACCTGGCGTACACGGACCACTGTCCGGGCTACGGCAGTGCCGCCCGTTTCGTAGCAGTTACCGTGCGCGATACCTGTATTGACAGTTGGTCGGGGAAGCTGTCCACGCCGGTCAAGATCGTGGAGATCATGGGCCGGCATGCCGGCTGGCTGACCGCCTCCGCCGCCCTGGCGCGTGAGAGCACGCCGGACGGCGCTCCTCATCTCATCTATGTCCCGGAGCGCCCCGTCACCCTGGAGCAATTCCTCGAAGACGTGGAAACAGTTTACCGGCAGTACGGCTATGCGGTGGTTGCCTTATCGGAGGGGGTACGCAACCCGCAGGGGGAACTGCTCGGAACCGCGGTGGAAGCGGTGGATGCCTTCGGTCACCGACAACTGGGCGGTGTCAGTGCTATCCTGGCGGAGAAAGTGTCGGAACGACTGCGGCTGAAAGCCCGCTTCGAGAAGCCGGACACCATGCAGCGTTCCTCCTCGGCCCTGGTTTCGCATGTAGATCGGGAGGAAGCGTTTCGCGTCGGCCAGGAGGCGGTGCGCGCCGTACTGCAGGACATCAGCGGCAAGATGGTCACGCTGGAGCGGGAAGAGGGGCCGGCCTATCACTGCCGCACCGGCCTGGCGGACCTGGACAAGGTCGCCGGCGTCGAGCGTTTGCTGCCGGATGCGTACCTGAATGCCAATGACCATGACGTCACGCCGGCCTTTTTGGACTATGTCCGCCCGCTCATCGGCGATCCATTCCCGCCGGTAGGCTTCCTGCGGCGCTATCCGGTGCCGGCCGGCCTGCCGCCCTGGGCTGAAGCATGA
- a CDS encoding 2,3-bisphosphoglycerate-independent phosphoglycerate mutase — protein sequence MVSFEVLRELHVPAETKIVMLVMDGLGGLPLQAGGKTELETARTPNMDRLASEGICGLSVPVAAGITPGSGPSHLALFGYDPFRYEIGRGVLEALGIGFELGPDDLAARGNFCTVDEEGRITDRRAGRIPTEKCAELVEKLRAIRLPDVEVFVEPVKDYRFVLVLRGKGLSDKLTETDPQQVGKKPLPVTALSPDAERTAQLLNTWIAEAAKILAGERPANMLTLRGLAKNPGLPPMSEVYGLRAAAIATYPMYRGVSRLVGMTVLEVGGETLEDEVAALRRHWADFDFFYVHVKKTDSAGEDGDFQRKVEIIEHVDTLIPDIMALNPDVVIITGDHSTPALLRSHSWHPVPTILWSRVCRADAVREFGETACSQGGLGVFPATDLMPLALANAGRLTKFGA from the coding sequence ATGGTGAGTTTTGAGGTACTGCGGGAACTGCATGTCCCGGCGGAAACGAAGATCGTCATGCTGGTGATGGATGGGCTGGGAGGCCTTCCGCTCCAGGCCGGCGGAAAGACCGAGCTGGAGACCGCCCGCACGCCGAACATGGACCGGCTGGCCAGCGAGGGCATCTGCGGCCTCAGCGTCCCGGTGGCCGCCGGCATCACCCCCGGTAGCGGCCCGTCCCACCTGGCCCTGTTTGGCTATGACCCCTTCCGCTACGAGATCGGGCGCGGCGTGCTGGAGGCGCTGGGCATCGGCTTCGAGCTGGGCCCGGACGACCTGGCGGCGCGCGGCAACTTCTGCACGGTGGATGAAGAGGGGCGCATCACGGACCGGCGCGCCGGCCGCATTCCTACCGAGAAATGCGCCGAACTGGTGGAAAAACTGCGAGCGATCCGGCTCCCCGACGTCGAGGTCTTCGTCGAGCCGGTCAAGGATTACCGCTTCGTGCTGGTCCTGCGGGGCAAGGGATTGTCGGACAAATTGACCGAGACCGACCCCCAGCAGGTGGGCAAGAAGCCCCTGCCGGTGACGGCGCTCAGCCCGGACGCCGAGCGCACGGCCCAACTGCTGAACACCTGGATCGCGGAGGCGGCGAAAATCCTGGCCGGCGAGAGGCCGGCCAACATGCTCACCCTGCGCGGCCTGGCCAAAAACCCCGGCCTGCCGCCCATGTCCGAGGTCTATGGACTGCGCGCCGCCGCCATCGCCACCTATCCCATGTACCGCGGCGTCAGCCGGCTGGTCGGCATGACGGTGCTCGAAGTCGGCGGGGAGACCCTGGAGGATGAGGTTGCCGCTCTGCGCCGGCATTGGGCCGATTTCGACTTCTTCTACGTGCATGTGAAGAAGACCGACAGCGCCGGCGAGGACGGCGATTTCCAGCGCAAAGTCGAGATTATCGAACATGTGGATACCCTGATACCCGATATCATGGCCCTGAACCCGGATGTGGTTATCATCACCGGGGACCATTCCACGCCGGCGCTCCTTCGGAGCCATAGCTGGCATCCCGTCCCGACGATCCTCTGGTCGCGGGTTTGTCGGGCGGACGCCGTGCGCGAGTTCGGGGAAACGGCCTGCTCCCAGGGTGGGCTGGGCGTATTTCCTGCCACGGACCTGATGCCCCTGGCGCTGGCCAACGCCGGCCGTCTGACGAAATTTGGAGCGTAA
- a CDS encoding ABC transporter ATP-binding protein, whose translation MASVTYDHVTKRFGDVIAVNDLCVHIEDGEFLVFVGPSGCGKTTSLRLLAGLEEITSGNILIGDRVVNDVPPKDRNIAMVFQSYALYPHMSVYDNMAFGLKLRKVPKAEIDRRVKEAAAMLGIENLLDRKPKQLSGGQRQRVALGRAIVREPAVFLLDEPLSNLDAKLRVQTRAELSKLHQRLGTTFIYVTHDQVEAMTMGTRIAVMRDGILQQVDTPQRLYEAPDNVFVAGFIGSPSMNFFDATIVDVDGKLFVDGGTYRLPIPEEKANALRPYKGKEVIFGIRPEDIFAKPYIPPGIFEASMKADVDVTELMGNEIFLYLLTGKRSFIARVDPRTPARAGDQVELVVNMHNAHFFDPQTERAIR comes from the coding sequence ATGGCCAGTGTCACGTATGATCATGTGACCAAGCGCTTCGGCGACGTGATAGCGGTTAATGACCTGTGTGTCCATATCGAGGACGGGGAGTTTCTCGTCTTTGTCGGCCCTTCTGGCTGTGGGAAGACGACATCTCTGCGCCTGCTGGCCGGCCTGGAGGAAATCACCTCCGGCAACATCCTCATCGGCGACCGCGTGGTCAATGACGTCCCGCCCAAGGACCGCAACATCGCCATGGTCTTCCAGAGCTACGCGCTCTATCCGCACATGAGCGTGTACGACAACATGGCCTTCGGCCTGAAACTGCGCAAGGTCCCCAAGGCGGAGATTGACCGGCGGGTGAAAGAGGCCGCCGCCATGCTGGGCATCGAAAACCTGCTCGATCGCAAGCCCAAACAGCTTTCCGGCGGCCAGCGGCAGCGTGTGGCGCTGGGCCGCGCCATTGTGCGGGAGCCGGCGGTCTTCCTGCTGGACGAGCCCCTCTCCAACCTGGATGCCAAACTGCGCGTCCAGACCCGCGCCGAGCTTTCCAAACTGCATCAGCGCCTCGGCACCACCTTCATCTACGTCACCCATGACCAGGTCGAGGCCATGACCATGGGCACCCGCATCGCGGTGATGCGGGATGGTATCCTCCAACAGGTGGATACCCCCCAGCGCCTGTACGAGGCCCCGGACAACGTCTTCGTGGCCGGCTTCATCGGTAGCCCCTCCATGAACTTCTTCGACGCCACCATCGTCGATGTGGACGGCAAGCTGTTCGTGGACGGCGGCACCTACCGTCTGCCTATCCCGGAAGAAAAGGCCAATGCCCTGCGGCCGTACAAGGGCAAGGAGGTTATCTTCGGCATCCGGCCCGAGGACATCTTCGCCAAGCCCTACATCCCGCCCGGCATCTTTGAAGCGAGCATGAAGGCCGACGTGGACGTCACCGAGCTGATGGGCAACGAGATTTTCCTGTACCTGCTGACCGGCAAGCGGAGCTTCATCGCCCGCGTGGACCCGCGCACCCCGGCCCGCGCCGGCGACCAGGTCGAACTAGTGGTCAACATGCACAACGCCCACTTCTTCGACCCGCAGACCGAACGCGCTATCCGCTAA
- a CDS encoding heavy-metal-associated domain-containing protein translates to MAEVTLKVPNISCHHCIMTITRELKQLPAVRKVEGNVETKEIRVEFEGEALDTIKQTLAEIGYPAEG, encoded by the coding sequence ATGGCGGAGGTCACGTTGAAGGTCCCCAATATCAGTTGTCACCACTGCATCATGACCATCACGCGCGAGCTGAAGCAGTTGCCGGCCGTGCGCAAGGTCGAAGGAAACGTGGAGACCAAAGAGATACGGGTTGAGTTCGAGGGGGAGGCCCTCGACACCATCAAGCAGACGTTGGCGGAGATCGGCTATCCGGCGGAGGGGTGA
- a CDS encoding copper-translocating P-type ATPase, which produces MEGTEVQKKQAAIPVLGMTCANCAITIERNLKRTAGVETASVNFALERAQVVYDPASVDTRLLVQRVRDAGYDVATGLVTLPVQGMSDAGSAAKVEELLARLDGVLEVQADASAGQVQVRYIPGLAAISTMKRVLEEAGYRLPSTAALEEAAEDVESQARQQEIERQRRLLIIGLIFTVPVFLLSILPDLGLLPDFAARKYILLALTIPVQFYVGRQFYAGAYRSLRAGSANMDVLIALGSSAAFLYSLATTFLIPGHVYYDTAAVIITLIVLGKFLEARAKGHTSEAIRRLMDLRPKTARLLRDGEEVEIPASQVQVGDWVVVRPGERIPVDGIVVEGQSAVDESMLTGESLPVQKGVGAEVIGGTVNREGRLVVEATRVGAETALANIVRLVQQAQGTKAPVQHLADRVAAVFVPVVVAIAVLTFAGWMLAGAGFTRAFFTMVAVLVIACPCALGLATPTAVMVGTGKGAQMGVLIKSGEALERLAKLDAVVLDKTGTITLGRPAVTDILPISENGADAEELLSLAASVEQNSEHPVGQAVVARAREEMLPLRKPDTFSAVPGRGVIASFDGSTVMIGSPAYLEGEGIDLRPARGLLETLESQGKTAIVAARDRQVLGVIGIADTIRPEAPEVIRKLREAGIEPIMLTGDNARTARAVAQQVGIERVLAEVLPAQKSEAVRQLQAQGLKVAMVGDGVNDAPALAQADVGIAMGSGTDIAMEAGDVTLMAGNLQALWRAILLARRTMRTIQQNLFWAFFYNTILIPVAALGLVNPMLAAGAMAFSSIFVVTNSLRLRRARIAE; this is translated from the coding sequence ATGGAAGGAACAGAGGTCCAGAAGAAGCAGGCCGCCATTCCAGTGCTGGGGATGACCTGTGCCAACTGCGCCATCACGATCGAGCGCAATCTGAAGCGCACCGCCGGCGTCGAAACCGCCAGCGTCAACTTCGCCCTGGAACGCGCCCAGGTGGTGTATGACCCGGCCAGCGTGGATACGCGGCTCCTGGTTCAGCGCGTGCGCGATGCCGGCTATGACGTGGCCACCGGCCTGGTGACCCTGCCGGTGCAGGGCATGTCGGACGCCGGCTCTGCCGCAAAGGTGGAGGAACTGCTCGCGCGGCTGGACGGGGTGCTGGAGGTGCAAGCAGACGCGTCGGCCGGCCAGGTCCAGGTGCGCTATATCCCCGGCCTGGCCGCCATCAGCACCATGAAACGGGTGCTGGAGGAGGCCGGCTACCGCCTGCCCTCGACCGCGGCGCTGGAAGAGGCCGCCGAGGATGTGGAAAGCCAGGCACGCCAACAGGAGATCGAGCGCCAGCGCCGCCTGCTCATCATCGGCCTGATTTTCACCGTGCCGGTGTTTCTGCTCAGCATCCTGCCGGACCTCGGGCTTCTGCCCGATTTCGCCGCCCGGAAATATATCCTGCTGGCACTGACCATCCCGGTGCAGTTCTACGTGGGCCGGCAGTTCTATGCCGGCGCCTACCGCTCCCTGCGCGCCGGCAGTGCCAACATGGACGTGCTCATCGCCCTGGGCTCCAGCGCGGCGTTCCTCTACAGCCTGGCCACCACCTTCCTCATCCCCGGCCATGTCTACTACGACACCGCGGCCGTCATCATCACCCTGATTGTGCTGGGCAAGTTCCTGGAGGCGCGCGCCAAGGGACATACCTCGGAGGCGATCCGCCGGCTCATGGACCTGCGCCCGAAAACCGCCCGCCTCCTGCGCGACGGCGAGGAGGTGGAAATCCCCGCTTCCCAGGTGCAGGTGGGCGATTGGGTCGTGGTGCGGCCGGGAGAGCGCATCCCGGTGGACGGCATCGTGGTGGAGGGCCAGTCAGCGGTGGACGAGTCCATGCTGACCGGCGAGAGCCTGCCGGTGCAGAAGGGTGTGGGCGCCGAGGTCATCGGCGGGACGGTGAACCGGGAGGGCCGGCTGGTAGTCGAAGCGACCCGCGTCGGCGCCGAGACGGCGCTGGCGAACATCGTCCGGCTGGTCCAGCAGGCGCAGGGCACCAAAGCTCCTGTCCAGCACCTGGCCGACCGGGTGGCGGCCGTGTTTGTGCCGGTGGTCGTCGCCATCGCCGTGCTTACCTTCGCCGGCTGGATGCTGGCCGGCGCCGGCTTCACCCGCGCCTTCTTCACCATGGTGGCGGTGCTGGTCATCGCCTGCCCCTGCGCGCTCGGCCTGGCCACCCCTACCGCCGTCATGGTCGGCACGGGAAAGGGCGCCCAAATGGGCGTGCTCATCAAGTCCGGGGAGGCGCTGGAACGGCTGGCGAAGCTGGACGCGGTGGTGCTGGACAAGACCGGCACCATCACCCTGGGCCGGCCGGCGGTGACCGACATCCTGCCAATTTCTGAGAACGGTGCGGACGCGGAGGAACTGCTCTCCCTGGCCGCGAGCGTTGAGCAGAACAGCGAGCATCCCGTGGGACAGGCGGTGGTGGCGCGCGCCCGCGAGGAAATGCTCCCCCTGCGAAAGCCGGACACCTTCTCCGCGGTGCCGGGGCGCGGCGTCATTGCCTCGTTCGACGGCAGTACGGTGATGATCGGTTCGCCGGCCTATCTGGAGGGCGAGGGCATTGACCTAAGGCCGGCGCGTGGGCTTCTGGAAACGCTCGAGAGCCAGGGCAAGACCGCCATCGTGGCAGCGCGCGATCGGCAGGTATTGGGAGTCATCGGCATCGCTGATACCATTCGCCCAGAAGCGCCGGAGGTCATCCGGAAACTGCGGGAGGCCGGCATCGAACCCATCATGCTGACCGGTGACAATGCCCGCACCGCTCGTGCTGTGGCCCAACAGGTCGGCATCGAGAGGGTACTGGCGGAGGTCCTGCCGGCGCAGAAATCGGAGGCCGTCCGCCAGTTGCAGGCGCAAGGGTTGAAGGTCGCCATGGTGGGCGATGGGGTGAACGATGCGCCGGCGCTGGCGCAGGCCGATGTCGGCATCGCCATGGGCTCCGGCACCGATATCGCCATGGAGGCCGGCGATGTGACGTTGATGGCCGGCAATCTGCAAGCCCTGTGGCGGGCGATACTGCTGGCGCGGCGCACCATGCGCACCATCCAGCAGAACCTGTTCTGGGCCTTCTTCTACAACACCATCCTGATCCCGGTGGCGGCGCTGGGCCTCGTCAATCCCATGCTGGCCGCCGGCGCCATGGCCTTCAGCTCCATCTTTGTGGTGACCAACAGCCTACGCCTGCGGCGCGCCCGCATCGCCGAATAA